Proteins encoded in a region of the Raphanus sativus cultivar WK10039 chromosome 8, ASM80110v3, whole genome shotgun sequence genome:
- the LOC108822630 gene encoding transcription factor MYC2 produces the protein MTDNQLQPMRNLWTTDDNTSMMEAFLTSSDMSALWLQETSATAPAGFNQETLQQRLQALIEGTNEGWTYAIFWQPSYDFSGDPVLGWGDGYYIGEEDKGKPKQRSTPLPFSTPADQEYRKKVLRELNSLISGGGGPVDDAVDEEVTDTEWFFLVSMTQSFASGAGLAGKAFSTGNVVWVSGSDQLSGSSCERAKQGGVFGMQTIACIPSVNGVVELGSTEQIRRSSDLMNKVRLLFNFDVGTNWNLQGENDPSVWINDPIGASEPGNGQFYSKFENGGSSSTITGNPNHDSTLSPVHSQTLNPNFNNNFSGEMNFSTSSKPRPGEILSFGNNGKRSSMNPDPIQFENKRKNSLGLIDDKVLSFGGGGETDHSDLEASVVKETPEKRPKKRGRKPANGREEPLNHVEAERQRREKLNQRFYALRAVVPNVSKMDKASLLGDAIAYINELELNVNKTESEKIKIKNQLEEVKMELAGRKASTCGDLSSSSSSSSATAPVGMEIEVKVMGWDAMIRVESSKRNHPAARLMSALMDLELEVSHASMSVVNDLMIQQATVKMGFRIYTQDQLRASLISKIG, from the coding sequence ATGACGGACAACCAGCTACAACCAATGAGGAATCTCTGGACCACCGACGATAACACCTCTATGATGGAAGCTTTCTTGACCTCCTCCGATATGTCAGCCTTATGGCTACAGGAAACGTCGGCGACAGCTCCGGCGGGATTTAACCAGGAGACTCTCCAGCAAAGACTACAAGCACTGATTGAAGGGACAAACGAAGGTTGGACCTACGCTATATTCTGGCAGCCGTCGTACGATTTCTCAGGCGACCCCGTTCTCGGCTGGGGTGATGGTTATTACATAGGTGAAGAAGACAAAGGAAAGCCCAAACAGAGATCGACTCCACTGCCCTTTTCGACTCCGGCGGATCAGGAGTATCGGAAAAAAGTGTTGCGTGAGCTGAACTCGCTGATCTCCGGCGGAGGTGGTCCTGTGGATGATGCCGTCGATGAGGAGGTGACGGACACGGAGTGGTTCTTCTTGGTTTCGATGACGCAGAGCTTTGCATCTGGTGCTGGGTTGGCGGGTAAAGCGTTCTCGACAGGTAACGTAGTTTGGGTTTCCGGGTCGGATCAGCTATCCGGATCGAGTTGTGAGCGGGCTAAGCAAGGAGGAGTTTTTGGGATGCAGACCATCGCGTGTATCCCTTCGGTCAACGGAGTTGTTGAGCTCGGGTCAACGGAGCAGATCCGACGGAGTTCTGATCTTATGAATAAGGTCCGACTGCTTTTCAATTTCGATGTTGGTACTAACTGGAACCTCCAAGGGGAAAACGACCCGTCTGTATGGATTAATGATCCGATTGGAGCATCCGAACCGGGTAACGGACAGTTTTATTCCAAGTTTGAAAATGGTGGTAGTTCAAGCACCATAACGGGAAACCCGAACCATGATTCGACTCTAAGCCCGGTTCACtcccaaaccctaaatccaaatttcaATAACAATTTCTCTGGCGAAATGAATTTCTCCACGTCGAGTAAACCCAGACCCGGAGAGATATTGAGCTTCGGTAATAATGGTAAACGGAGCTCCATGAATCCCGATCCGATCCAATTCGAGAACAAGAGAAAGAACTCTCTCGGTTTGATCGACGATAAAGTTCTATCATTCGGAGGCGGAGGAGAAACCGATCACTCCGACCTAGAAGCTTCCGTAGTGAAAGAAACCCCGGAGAAACGTCCGAAGAAACGGGGGAGAAAACCGGCGAACGGTAGAGAAGAACCGCTGAACCACGTCGAAGCGGAGAGACAGAGACGCGAGAAACTAAACCAGCGTTTTTACGCGTTACGTGCGGTTGTACCAAACGTTTCGAAAATGGACAAAGCTTCCTTGCTCGGAGACGCCATCGCTTACATCAACGAGCTCGAGTTGAATGTAAACAAGACGGAGTCCGAGAAAATCAAGATCAAGAACCAGCTTGAGGAGGTTAAAATGGAGCTCGCCGGAAGAAAAGCAAGCACGTGTGGagatctttcatcttcttcttcctcctcttcagcTACGGCACCTGTGGGGATGGAGATTGAAGTGAAGGTAATGGGATGGGATGCGATGATTAGGGTGGAATCGAGCAAAAGGAATCATCCAGCGGCGAGATTGATGTCAGCGTTGATGGATTTGGAGCTCGAGGTTAGTCATGCTAGTATGTCGGTGGTTAACGATTTGATGATTCAGCAAGCGACCGTGAAGATGGGGTTCAGAATCTATACGCAGGACCAGCTCCGGGCGAGTTTAATTTCAAAGATCGGTTAA